The genomic stretch GTGCTCTTGATATCTCAAATCTCTTTAAAGTTTAAACTCTTAACTTGCTGTTTGCCAACTCTATCACTATCAGTCTTCTACAAGTCATACAGTCTCCTTTTCACATTTGAATCAACCACAGCGGCCAGCGCCTCCTTCACAATCACCAGTCACCGCCACGTAACTAGCCATCTAACTAGGCTCCAAGAAACACTTACGTCTCAGGCTGTATGTTACACACTGCAATTGTTATAACCGGTTAAAACTTCATTGTGTCTAGTGCCATCAGTTCTCATGTCTACAGATTCTGTAACCTTCATTATAGTAACCTATAGCAGTAGCAGCACACAGCAACTCTCTCATGACCAACGTCAGGTCTATTTGttgagaaatgaaaaaacaaagtcTACTTTATCGAACAGACATCGATAAACGAAGCAGAATCATAGTCTGATACCTTGATGAATGTTACCAACAGTCAATCTGTATCACTTGCTCTAGGATCTGTTTAGCTTCCTCCAGCTGGGTCATCATAATATAGACCGGACGATAAAAACTTTTACGGGCAAATTTTTGTTCTGTCCTCTTTAGAGTCCTTTTTGTAGAACCATACTTGTATTAATTGCTAGGATGTGCCAGTGTGCTTGGTGAACCAGAGAAATCAAACATGCATGAATGATTACAAGAAATATGACTATCTTGGATAAGCATACTTtcataatcaaatcaaaagtaCGGTTCAAGCTAACGTGAGACCAGGCATGAGATCAATTATTGGTCATTAAGAAAAGAGCTACTGGGCATTCTTTTCTAGTTCAGTGCAAAATTATAGTAATTGAGAGCTTGGTTCTACATTTGATTTAAGTAGATGAAATAATTCTCTTTCATAATGCTGATTGTGATATACAGACATAAAatgctacaaatatttaattagtataTCAGATAAATAGATTTTGTGCTGAATATAAATGCATTTCGTTTTAGATGCTAGGAATGGCTACATAATATCCAGattgaaagaaattatgaaaTCCATCCATAGTTGGGACAGTCGAGCTGCTACTAACGGAAAAGAGCAAATCCATCCCTTCCTCCCCTTCCTCTCCTTTCCTGGTTGAAGAAAGACAGCtattaccaaaaataaaaaattatagtcgTCCTGGTGTTTGAGGAGAGACTGCATTCCAATCGATAAATGAATCATAAGAAACTGATCTGAGATATATACACTACTCAAGAAGCTTGTTACAGGTGCCGACACCAATAGCTGCAGCAAGATGCCAACCAGCATGAAGAAAAGGAGTACTAGGAAGGCAATCATCAGCAACGAAAAGAACACCCCCCAACAACGATGACATCTTATGCAAATTATGTGCCATCCTTAGATCCGGATCTTTTAATGCTCTTTTTGCAAATGCTACCTAGGAAGAGTAATTCAGGGGAAATCAAGCTTTTAGCAATATAAATGTAACAATAAAAAGTTGAGAGGGTATTACCATTAAAGGATTTCAAATTGCAACTAATGAAGGAAATGAATATATTAATCTTGCAGAATAGAACAGTGTGAAACCCACAACGTGACTTTTGCTGCTCAGGCTTTCATGGGTCACCTCATTGGCTTCAGCAATATAGACATTTCATGCACTCAGCACCCATCAGGGTGCTGATATTCAAACTATGTGATACTTTCCGGTAATTAATAAATTCTGGCAATCATAATAACTACGCTAGCAAGGCATGACGGTAAAATTGAATGCCATTCTAATTTGTAGTTACATTATCAGCATTAATATGTGTTCCTGGCTAGTCAACAATGGAACTGTCAGCAACATCATCATTTTAGTCACAATATTTGTGGACCAAGACAAACTGAACTCTAATCAACTTAATAAAATCGGAGGTAAGAAATGATCTACGTTACCTCCATCATCCCTGTATGAATAGCAGAGACCATCAGAGGCTGGATGGGCAATAATGCTGCAGATGCAGCCGTCAAATACTTTGAGTTCTCATTTCTTAGGGCCCTTGACAAACACTGCAAAAGGTAATTCAGTGATCAAGTTCATGCTAATGTAGCTCAAATATTTAAAGCAAAATCTCTATAAGAATAACTAAACCAAACAGCACAGCAGAACTTTAATTAAAAGTTCAGTTTGTGGTTACTTTGTTTATGTGCATTCAAAGCGATTTCCTACCAAGTTTGCTTCTATTTGAGGTCAGAAACTAGACTTGCATTGCTGCTAGAGTAAATTCTAAGGgactttgcttctttttttgtggTTAACTGTCAAGGTATCCTCAAACAAGCTTTCGCCCATTGGGACTAAGTTTAGGGAGTACTTGGCAACTCACAAGGCATGTTTTCCACATCTGATCTAGTGTGTTCACATGAAATTACTTTCTCATGGCTTCTCCTTCAATCGAACCCAAGATGGTAATGAATAATCTACAATCTAGACACTAGATCAGATGGTATTTCCATTACAATTAAACCTTGGTGGTATGGAGAAGAGTAGTTCTATGAATGCTGCAAGATTGGCGTGCAtatgtgaaaattaaaaaagaataaaaagaaaaagaaaacatgagatGGCCAGAAGACAAGCCATTCCCCAAGGGGGCAGCCTTATTTAAGAAGTCAAAAATGGGCATATAGAACAAGTGCATCTGAAACGTGGAAGATTTGATTGCTAAAAGGCAATAGGGAAAAGAATAGGGTTTGAAGTGCCACTCATTCATGAGAAGATGTATGTAGCGATAACGTGATGATGAGGTGAGGTGAGTTGTGGCTTCCATGAAATGAAAGTTGAGATTTTGTCAATTCATGACTTGGGATATTCAAACAGGTGAAGTCAGAACACGGAGGGGAAGAAAAGATAGAAAGAACACTCAATATATGAGGATGCCGGGGATTGCATCAGGTGCCCAGTTGCCTTATGTAAagtaaaaccaaatcaaacataAAGCACATGAACACATCAACCGCTTTATCATTGCCatcatcatttttgttgttgaatttaACACTGAAGGAAAGGTGGCATCATTTGAAGAaggaaatcaattttaaaagaaactGCTAAACCAGATATATGAGTGGTCAGGACTGAGAAGTATCACATCTAGTTCCACAAATAACATTCCAGTTTAGCATAAGTATTCAAAACTGGATGTGCCTGTAACCTTGATAGTATAGTTGTGCCAATATATAAGAGTTCATTTGGACAACTTACTACTGTCGCTGTGGCTATCATTGTATAGTCAAACCATCTCAAGTACTTCCTCAGCTTTCCTCTTGAAGAATGATACAAACTTGAGACAACTCCAACTCCGATTAACGAGTTGGCATACAACTTAGTATTCAAGTTCTTCCTGtatataaaatagattaaataatcAAAGAAAGATCTTATCTTTATGAATTATCTCACAGAAAAGTATTACTACCTTGGAGCCTGGATACCAAGAACAATAAAAGGAAGAGAGGTAATCACATTGGCAACTGTTTCTGCAAGATGCTGATCACCTAGTGAAAGTATGATGCATTAGAGAGCATATAAAATGTGATGCATGCATTATCAAACTTAAAGAAGttgtatttatatttgtaaTACCATGAATGCAGCCCTGGATAGGCCTCAAACATCCCGGTCTTTGCTGCCATACTCTCCTGGATAAGAAATAAAAGACAGGTTATTAGAACATTTTATGACTTTGTAGACTTCAATATCCCTTAGCTATGGGGATAAACAGATTTTACATTGCTGAAGCCAATAATTTAACAATGAAACATATTTTCCAAGTGCATGTTGCCATGTTGGTTGAAGGTTTTACACTTACCGCATCAGCAGCAGCTGATCCAGTCCTTTGCCTGAACTTTCACTAGTTGATTGAGGGAAGTTCCCCTGTTGATCAATTTGTTTCAAAGCAAATGGAGAATGCTGGACAACATGGATGCCATGCACACTCTCTAGGATTTTACAAGGATTGAATCTACTCTGGTGACTCATAATGTCAAAATATGGTTGCCAGCAAGATTGCTGGCATCAAAGGGAAAAATTGAATATTCTGCATCAAAACGGAACATGAATTCATTACACGATGTGCATGTACCTGGGTCTATCAGATTAAAGTACCCTTTATTTGTTTGCAGGTGCCATTCAAAGCAAAGATATCAAGGTGTTTCAAGCAAGGAGAAAACTGTACTGGTCATGTAGCCAAACAAAATTGGAAAATGATCTCAAAACTTGTGTATTCTATGTGACCAGCTACAACACAAAGGGCATGCCAATTAACCATTGCGCTATATGAATGCAAACAAAGAGAAACTATTTGAGTAGTATTTGGACAACCTTCACGATTGCCTCCTAGCTTCCAGGTAGAATCTGCAGCTAGTACTAAAATCTTAGTCCACGCCCAATTTCATCATGTTTGAGGAGTTTGTTGGCTAGGAATAGTCATAACTTCCTGGCTGCCATTTGAAGCAAAATATTACATAATTCAACTCACTGAACAAAGAATTAATCTCAAACTAATTGGTTCAATTTTactttttccaatctttttgctCCATCCTAGGCCACATTTTCCAAAGATTCCAAGAAATTAAATCTCATCAACCTCTTTTaagctaaataatttttttcccacaGTACTTTACCTTTCACCCTCACCCCATCAATCTTCTAGACACGATCATTTATAGGACTATTGCTTTACATGAACGCATCATCTCGGACAATATTTTTCCTACCCACCATGATTAGCATAACCTCTGGCTAGAAGGTGGAAGCTGCAAAGCTATTCACAAAACTTTAATCAAGAAAGACCGCATCATAAACACATGAATATAATGGATAAAAAGGGGGCAATCTTGGCCCAAAATCCACTAAAATCAGCGAGAAGATTATAAGCATATCTGACAAAACAAATCGGAAACAAGATTGGTATAGCAATCATCAAAGCAACCCATCCATCTAAAAGAGGATCAAATGCAAACTTATCAATGCTATACTTATTGGAATGGGATGAATCCAAGCTCGTGATATCTTATCCAATTTCAAGAATTCCAAAATTCTACTCGAGAAAACTCTAAAACTGCTTCTAGAAAACCCCGCTTATGTCTGATCAGTTCCTTAATCAAAAAGCATTTAGTGCAGCACTTAATTAACAAGTCTTGTTTTTcctaaagaaaataagaaaagaagggggaaaaaacaaattcctttCCGTAACTGGGttcagaaaagaaagaaaaaccgaACATTGTAAAGAGCCACAGGGTCCTCAGAATATCACACAAAGCATGACAGACACAAATGAGCACAACCATTTTGGAGTTTCAATTAATCAGAACATAAACACGCAAACATGCAGGAACACATGGACATAAATAAACAGATACACGATTATGGTatgtggagagagagagagagagagagagaaataccGGAGAAGAAGATGTGTCTGTAGAGTTAAGGAGGGAAgctaggggggggggggagttgGGTATTTTATAGGGGAGAAGAGGACTGAAAGGAGGAGTTCGAAGTTTGAAGAGTTGAGTTGGGAAGGTGAACGGAAAATGAAAAGGCGGGTACTTCTGTTATTTTGGACTAAGGAACAGAGAAAGAGATGACcgaatcttcttctttttctttcttctctccacCTCGCTactaaaatatatgaaaagctaaatgtttttgtcttcttttctattcttggaaaagtgagaaaaataaaaataaattacagcTAAATTCGCTTGCAACAACTGATAACAGTTGGCGACAGTCTACATCTTCTCTGTCTTCCAAacaaaacccaaaccctaacaCATCacaacatgtttttatttatttattgagatatcaaaaaaaatccttgaccGTATGAGACGTCATACTTTTTCCTTAAcgattttgtattttctctctcgctctgtttttttttttttttacagtataaagcttggttaatttcaaacaatatttattagaaattttatttttttttcaattttaccttccttttcctttctttatttcttttctttgggtGCACGTGCGTGTTTCTGAACCACAGGTGCGCAGCACCCTTTATCTGGCTCTAAGCAGTCGACATAATAAATATCAAGGCCCCTTCACTTTTAATAAAACGACCCAGTATGGCCCGATAAATAAGATTTCGGATCGGCGTCAATCAGAGTTCAACACTATCACGGTCCTTGCGTcctaattttgttatttcttaaaattattttgctattataatttctttcttttttttttaacattattcacTTTTAATCCATGTCACTTTCAGCTGAGAAAACAGCCTCGTGAACTCAGCCTTAACCTCAAGAGATGATTAATCtagtatgttattttttcttttttctttctgaatTTAAAACTTTGAATTAGTATCTACGAGTATTAAATTCTTTCGTACGTACTAATATGATATAATGTTatgctcttaaaataaaaaaaaatcagttagcaaattaaatttatttaaatagctAAAACCAATTATAGAATATAATTGATTCCAAATAAACTCTTTCTCATCACCTTTTGTACTTCGGTCGGCTCCTTTCCGaacataataatattgaaagttTATTCTGTTCTCTTGTGAAGTCAATCATCCTTATCTTAACCGAAACATGAGTCATGTACCCTATCTAATGCAAATATTctaatttgcaaagaaattcagttttttttttttttgaaaaaaaatacttgtaaattttttttaagaatataatataagttaaaaaaataataaaaaaaataacatacatTTACATAACCGCAGCTAAATTAATAAACCGCTGATGGAAATAACAAGCCgcagttaaattaataaaaccgcCGGTGGGAATAGTGGTTCTTCCTCTGGAACGATTCCACAGGCACAACCTAATCCTTGTCTATTCCAGTTACCAACACCCTCATCGTCAAATAATCATCCGCATACATCTCATGGTGCCTTGACAGCTGCCAACCGTATTAGTTCCACAAATTCACCAGCAAACATTAATTACTATTGAGTTAAAATAATTCAAGtctaataagtttttaattggataagtgtattagaaaataatatagataatattataaattttatataaaaatttaaattattaaatttaatggcTCCTATCAGGATGGTCAGATAGGGATGGCATCGTTGCCTGAGCATGAATCATCAAACATGTTTTGGGGGAACCAACTGCCTAGAGGGCTAGGAGCAGTTAATGCGTTTAGTAATCTTCAGTTGATGTTCCCTTTTAGCTTGATTTGCCGATGTTCTGCATTTTATTAGAGAGAGATAGTAGAAACGAAGATAACAGGAACTTATGCTGGAATGATAAAGGAACTACCACAACCGCTATTTCCATTGCcgatttattgtgatttttattagTGATTATACGGAAAGGAgtttttttcaaacatttttttttttttttatcatatgagATATCTTTAAATCTTTTATCTTAATTTCA from Populus alba chromosome 8, ASM523922v2, whole genome shotgun sequence encodes the following:
- the LOC118040054 gene encoding uncharacterized protein, giving the protein MSHQSRFNPCKILESVHGIHVVQHSPFALKQIDQQGNFPQSTSESSGKGLDQLLLMRRVWQQRPGCLRPIQGCIHGDQHLAETVANVITSLPFIVLGIQAPRKNLNTKLYANSLIGVGVVSSLYHSSRGKLRKYLRWFDYTMIATATVCLSRALRNENSKYLTAASAALLPIQPLMVSAIHTGMMEVAFAKRALKDPDLRMAHNLHKMSSLLGGVLFVADDCLPSTPFLHAGWHLAAAIGVGTCNKLLE